The Candidatus Beckwithbacteria bacterium region GGCAAAGTTCATAAACTTATTGCAAAATAAAAAATGTGTAGGAACAAAGTATTTTTGTTCAATTTTCAAGAAAATAAATGTTGATAGTACTAGCTGTACTTAAGACATTTAATGACATAGAAAATTGACAAAAAGACAAGTTGATATACGTTTGCTTATTTTGCAATAAGTTTACTGATAATTTTAACATAATTACCATAAATTGTTCTCTGTAAAACTGGAGCAGCCAACTTGACATCACTACCTAATTTTGAGAAAGTGAATGTGCAGACTTATTGTCAGTCTATAGAAACTGTCTTATGAAAAAGCTGCTCATATTATTGATTTGGTTACCTAGCTGCATATTTCTCATTCTCTTTAGTTTCTGGTATTACCAAAATACCACCATGAACCAACGGGAGGAATTTGTGCTCCTGTCTCCTCATCAAACTGTTACCTCATTGCCATACAAATTTTATGCCTCACTACCCAAGGTTTTAGGAGCCCAAACTGTAGATGCCTACTATATAGAGTCTCAAGATGTAGTCCCGGAATTAGTTCACAACTATCTTAAAAAATACAATTCACCTATGGTTGACACTTCATATGATCTAGTCCAAGCTGCTAGAAAATACGAGCTTGATCCGTTACTTTTAGTAGCTATTGCTCAATGCGAATCTAATCTTGGTAAAAAAATGCCTCATGAGACTGAAAATATTTACGAATGTCATAACCCTTTTGGTTGGGGAATTCATGCTAGTGGCACACTATGTTTTGACACTTGGGCAGAAGGGTATGAAACTGTAGCCAAAGGATTAAAACAAAAATATGTCGATCAAGGGTTGGAAAGACCAGAAGATATCATGCAACTTTATACACCAGCTTCTATTGAAAAAGCTGGCGGTTCTTGGGCAAAATGTGTTAGCAAGTTTTTAGGACAACTTAATGAGATGCGAGCTGAATTATAAGTAGTTAATGTGTCTTTTTTTACCTTATAATATTACTAGTTGACAAATTACGGGATATAGTTATAATACCCAGCAGATCCTTTGGTTTTGTCTCACCGGACACTACTGGAGGGTTTTTTTTGACCAAAACACTTTCTGAAACTTAATATTCTAGGTCATAAAAAATTCATAAATTTTTCAGAAAGATCTCAATTCTCCAGAGTTAGTCCAATAATTTGCTTGTAAAGAAAAACATGCTACAGTTTTGCTATGAATCTGCAAACTCTTCTAGCCTGGCAAGCCGGAATGCTAACCAAAAAACTTATTGTCACCAGGGGCAAAAGTAGAGGAGAAACTGCTCCAGGCTTAGTAGCTCTTAAGTTTGATCCTCAATTTGTAGCCAATCACCAAGGACAATTTGATACTCGAATCATTATCTCTGGCACTAATGGCAAAACCACTACTACCAGTATGGTTTTAGGAATTTTGCAAAAATCTAAAATTAAAGCTGTTTCCAACCCATCAGGCTCAAATCTGCTCAGAGGTATAGCTTCGGCTTTGATTGATGTGTCTCCAAAAATTAAGACTGCTGTTTGGGAAATTGACGAAGCTGCTTTAATCCCTGTTACCACTCAAGTCAAGCCGACCCATATTCTTTTGACTAATTTGTTTCGCGATCAACTCGATAGATATGGAGAAATAGATACCATCGCTAAAAAATGGCTCAAGCTTTTACAAGCTCTTCCTAAAACCATACTTTTACTCAATAGAGATGATCCTAGCTTGGTTTATATAGGAAGCCAATTACCTCAACATAAGATTGTGTATTTTGGATTAGAACCCAGTAATAATAAGCAAATTCCGACTCATGGAGCTGATGCTATTTTTTGCCCCAATTGTCATAAGCCACTGCAATACCAAAGTATTACATACTCACATCTAGGCAATTACACCTGTAATTGTGGTTTCAAACAACCTAAAGCTCAGTTTGTCGCCAAACATCTTGAGCTTAAAACTAGTCAATTATTATTTGATATAGAAGACCAAAAATACCTTGCGCCACTATCGGGAATGTACAATATTTACAATAGCTTGGCAGCCATAGCATTAGCTAAAAATCTTGCTATCCAGGATAAAATTATCAAAAATAGTCTTAAGGCATTTACACCAGCTTTTGGTAGACAGGAAATTTTCAAAATAGGAGACAAGGCCTTACAACTGCTTTTAGTCAAAAACCCCACTGGATTTAATGAAGTAATCAGCATGCTCAAAAATCTTGGTAAAAAAATTACTATCGCTATAGCTATCAACGACAAAATCGCTGATGGGACTGATGTTTCTTGGCTATGGGATGTGGATTTTGAAAGTTTACAACCTTACATCAACAAAGTGATTGTTACTGGTGATCGAGCTTTAGACATGGCAGTCCGGCTCAAATATGCTGGTTTTAATCCTAAACAATATCTAATACATAAAGATAAAAGCAAGGCTTTAGCTACTTTAATTAATCAAACTGATAAAAATCTTTATCTTTTGCCTACTTATACAGCTATGTGGGAAATGCGGGAAATTATAAAAAAATATAAAAATCTATGAAATTTGTTTATTCTGGTGGCTACAACAAATACAACCTCAAAAGTATTAAGCAATCGATTTTATATCGATATCAAAAACCAATTATTAACACTGCCAAACAAGGCAAAAAAATAGCAATAATAACTCTTGCTAAACCAGATAATTATTATAGTCAAACAATTGCAAAACTTTATAAGCATAAATTAATAGTTATAATAAATTCCCAAAATATTAATAAAATTGGTTGGTCAGACTTTGATGTTTTTTTGATTTTAGGTGGAGATAATCTCAAGCTTTACAATCCTTTGAAAAAAAATGAGTTTTCCTTAAATCTATTAAAAAGTAATGTAGTTTTAATTGGAGATAGCGCTGGAGCCTTTGTTTTGTCTAGTTATTTCTATGATCGGGATATTGATTTTGAAAATAAATATAGTAGTGAAAATATCAAATTCTTTAAGGGTTTTTATCCAGAATCTCAAGTTATCACCATTGCCCATACTAATAATCCTAGATATGTGAATCAAAAATTAATAACTAAAACTAAAGTATTTGCGAAGAAGAAACATTTAAAAGTCCTTAAACTTAACGAGAATGAAGAAAAACTACTTAGCAAAAATGGAGAGTTCATTGATTTTGACCGAAAGCATATTTTTGATTAACTTATGAAACAAGCTAAAAAGCCAATATTAAACATCTGTCATCTTTACTCAAAATCCATGAATACATATGGGGATAGGGGTAATATTATTACTCTTGTGAAATTATGTGAATGGAATGAAATTAAAGCAAATGTCACAGAAATAGAAGTTGGAGAGAAATTTGATCAGAAATTGTACGACATGTTTTTTATTGGCGGCGGACAGGACAAAAACCAAGAACGCATTGCTGTTGATTTACTGACAAAAAAAACACCACTTAAAAAAGCGGTTGAAACAAATAAAGTTTTTCTTCTGGTTTGTGGGTCTTACCAGCTCTTTGGGTACTACTTTAAAACCTATGAAGGTATTATGCTTAAAGGTTTGAAAATTTTAGATATCCACACCATTGGCTCAACTAAGCGCAAAATTGGCAACGTGATCGTGCAACTAAACACAGCTGAAGAGATTCTGCCGAAAACCTTAGTTGGTTTTGAAAACCATTCTGGCAATACCTTCTTACATAAAGGGACAACTCCTTTAGGTAAAGTGGTAAAAGGGTATGGCAATAATGATACAGATAAAATTGAAGGCATCCGCTATAAAAATTGCTTTGGGACTTATTTACATGGCTCACTGTTACCCAAAAATCCTCACTTTGCCAAATATTTAATTAGCTTAGCCTTAAAAAATAAATATGGTAAAGATTTCAGTCTTGACTGCAATAATGACTTGGAGCTTCAAGCCCATCAGTTTATTTTAGATAGTAGATGATACAATAACTTGTTTTTCTCAGCTTGCTCCTTATATACTAAATATGATCTTGCCGAGATGGTCTTTCGACAAACTCAAGACTATAGCGGAATTGGTAGATCTAGTGATAATGTAGACAAAAATATTTGTTTAACAAATCAATCTAAATGCCGAGATGGCGGAATTGGTAGACGCGCACGGTTTAGGACCGTGTGGGGCAACCCGTGCAGGTTCAAGTCCTGTTCTCGGCACATGAGTTTTGAAAGAGAAACTATAAAGATATTAGACGCGACGAGTACTTCTGAACAAGATTTAATAGATTTCCTTCGTATTGAAAGTTCATTACCAGAAGAGTTTATGAAAGAACTTGGTTTGCTCTTTGCTTTTTTGATAAAAACTTACCAGTACACCAAAGAACAAGCTTTATTTTTGATTAAACAATTTTACGATTTTTAAGAATCTTCTTGACTTTTTTATTCTTTGTGTTATTCTAAACAAGTATTTTAAACAAATGTTTTAATCACTTGTTTATGAATCAAAATCAAAAAACAAATAACAAACAAAAAATCTTAAATGCGGCGATTGAGTGCATTGAGCAATATGGTCTGGAGAAAGTTACAGTTCGAAATGTTGCACAAGCCGCTAAGGTTAATATTGCCGCTATTAACTACTATTTTGGTAGTAAAGATAAACTTTTGCATGAAGTTTTAAGACAAACTTTGCATGAAGCTTTTATCAATAATATCCATGACTATCTTCAAAAAAACGATATTGGAAAAAATGATTTAGCTGATTTTTTTGCTCATAACCTAGAAGGTATGATCAATTATCCTCATATTGTTAAAGCTCACTTCCATGATGCTTATATTGATAATAACTATAAAGGCATGGCCATGAGTCGTCTGCATATATTTTTGGAATCAATGCAATCAAAAATTAAGAGGGTGTCTAAAGAAAAAGATGAGGCTTTACAGTTTTCATTGATACAAATTTTTTCAGCAGTTTTTATGATTGGTTTATTTCCTAGTTTGTACCAAAAATTTCTTAGTCTGGATTTAAAAAATGAACAAGTTAGAAAAAAGTACATCAATCATTTACTTGATCATTATTTAATAAACTAGTCATTTCCAGTTAATAATTTTTCAGTTACTATAAAATTTGTATGAAATTACCAATTCCAAAATTATGTAAGCGTCGTTGGTTTCAGTTTTTAGCAATTCTTATTCTCATTTTAGGTGGATATTTTTACTACCAAAGTCATCGAGTTTCTCAAGAAAGTTTAAAAACATTTACCATTAAACCTCGAGATCTACAACAAACCGTAACTGCTTCCGGTACAGTCACTGCTACTAATCAGGTTTCTTTGAAGTTTCAAGCTGGTGGTTACATCACCTGGGTCGGCGTTAAAGAAGGGGATCAGGTCGAACAATGGCAAGCTATTGCTTCAGTCAATCAGGATGACTTAGCTAAACGTCTTAAAAAATCATTACTTACCCAAACGAGTACTCGAAACAATTTTGAAGACACCATTGTTGATTATGATTATGGTATTAGCTCGGTCAATAATTATGATATTCAAACTAGAGGCGATGAGGATTTAGTGATAAAACGAGCTTTGGAAAACAATCAAATCAGTCTTGATTTAGCTACTTTGGATGTAGAAATAGCTGATCTGGCTCGTCAATATGCTAATTTATACACTCCTATTGCCGGAATCGTTACCAAAGCTACTGATGAACATGCTGGTGTTAATGCTTCAGCTGCAACAACAGAATATGTTGTCACCGATCCGAATAGTTTGCGATTTTCAGCTGAAGTCGAAGAATTAGATATCGCCAGTATTCAAGTTGGTATGCCTGCTACCATTTCTTTAGATGCTTTTAGCGACGAAGAAGTAAAAAGCACGGTTAGCAGTATTTCCTTTACTCCTACACAAACCCTAAGTGGCAATACCGCTTACATTGCTTATCTACCCTTACAATCAGATAGCCGCTTTCGCTTGGAAATGAATGGTGATGTGGAGTTTTTAATTAAAGAGAAAAAGAATGTTTTAGCTGTTCCTATTGAAGCAGTCATTGAAAAAGACAATAAAAAAACTGTTACCATACTACTACCAGACAACAAGCGCCAGGAAGTGGAAATTACTACCGGCATTGAAACCGATGACTACTATGAAATAACTAAAGGATTGAGTGAAGGTAGTACGGTTATTCTTCCCTAATTTTATGGCTAGCAAAAAAGCAATTCTCCAGATTAAAAACATATCTAAGTTTTATGAGCTTGATGGTATTACAGTTAAGGCTTTGGAAGATGTCAGTTTAGAAATTTATAAAAATGATTTTGCAGCTATTATTGGCCCATCTGGCTCTGGTAAATCAACGCTAATGCACTTGATTGGAGCGCTTGATACTCCAACCAAAGGTGTTATCAAAATTGAAGGTAAAGATATAGCTTCCATGACTGAAACTCAATTGGCTCGGATTCGCAATGAAAAAATAGGCTTCGTCTTTCAGCAGTTTAACTTACTAGCTAAAACTTCGGCTTTAGAAAATGTAGCCCTGCCGCTTTTATACACTGGCAACATGTCTCAAGGTCAACGCTTGGAAAAGGCTAAACACATGCTAGAAAAAGTTGGTCTAGGAGACCGATTAAAAAATCATCCTAACCAATTATCTGGCGGGCAGCAGCAACGGGTCGCTATTGCCAGGGCTTTAATTAATAACCCCAGTATTCTACTTGCTGATGAACCAACCGGAAACCTGGACACTAAAACTGGCAAAGATGTAATGACCATGCTAAAACAATTAAATAAGGATGGCCAAACCATTATTTTAGTCACTCATGATATGTCGGTAGCTAAACAAGCCCGCAGACAAATCATGATTAAAGATGGTGAGATTGTAAAAAGATTGTAAATTAAAGTTATATGATTGATATTGATGAAACTTTCGATATCGCTTTCAGATCGCTTTTGCGTAATAAGCTGCGCTCGGTTTTAACCATGTTAGGTATTATTATTGGTGTAGCCTCGGTGATTATGCTGATTTCCATTGGAGCTGGCTTACAAAGTTACGTGACTCAGCAGTTTGAAAGCTTGGGCTCAAATTTGATCTATGTTATCCCTGGTGATATTGAAAGTGGTAGTCCTGGCTCGAGTTTTCGTCAAACCTTATCTATGAAAGATGTCCGCTTAATTAAGCGAATTAGCTATCCAATTCGAGATGTAATTGGTAATATTTCTGTCTACGCCAAGGTTAAATATAAAGAAAATGAGGAAACGGTCGAGGTTAATGGTTTTAGTGGTGATGGTTTAAAAACCATGAATTATAAAGCTGAAAAAGGTCGGATTTTAAATGAAGCTGATGATACTAAACGAGCTCGAGTTGCTATTATTGGAGTTGATGTCGAAGAAAAGTTGTTTGAAAATATCAATCCGGTTGGTAAAAATATTTTACTCGGCTCAACTAAGTACAAAGTAGTCGGAGTCTATGAAAGCAAAGGTGGAGGCGGAGGATTTGGCGGAGCAAGTCTTGATAATCAGGTCTTGATTCCTTTAAGCACTGGTCAACGACAATTTAACCAAGATAAATTGAGCGCTATCACCGTCAGTGTGGCTAGCAAAGATGAAATTGAAAATGCTAAGCAAAAAATTGAAGACCAACTTTTGAAATCTCATGAAGATGATGAATTTAGCGTTATGGGCCAAGAAGATTTGCTCAAAACTATCAATCAAATTTTGGGTGTGATTACAGCTGGGCTGGGTGGTATTGCCGCTATTTCTCTTTTAGTTGGCGGCATTGGCATCATGAATATCATGTTTGTCACCGTCACCGAGAGAACTAAAGAGATTGGACTTCGTAAAGCTTTAGGCGCTAGACCAATTGATATTTTGATTCAATTTTTGATTGAATCAATTGTGGTCAGTATTGTCGGTGGTACTATTGGAATTATCACTGCTATCGGCGGATCTATGGTTTTAAATAGATTTTTTACCTCAGAAGTCACTCCGTTTTCAGTTCTTTTAGCTTTTGGGTTTTCGTCATTTATTGGCATTGTTTTTGGTGTCATTCCCGCTTACCGAGCTTCTAAACTTGACCCCATCAGGGCTTTGCGCTATGAATAAAGAAACTCCCTTGCTATAATACCCAAATTATTAATAAAACAAATACTATATGGCTAAAACTACTAAAAAATCTTCTCAAACAAAAACTCAAACCCATGTTCACGAAGCCAAATTAACTTGGCTACCTGATAAAACTTTTGAGCTGGAAATCATAATTCCTCAAGATGAGATTAAAAAAACCTATGAAGACATTTTAGCTGAAGCTGTTAAAACCACTACTGTTAAAGGTTTTCGTAAAGGTAAAGCCCCTAAAAATTTAGTTGAACAACAGATTGGTAAAGCCAGTCTTTACGAAGAAGTAGTCCAACACGTCGTTACCCATGCTTATTTTCATGCAGTTAAACAACATAACTTACATCCAATTATGAATCCAGTAGTTACTCCGATTGCTATGCCAGAAGACAAAGATTGGATAGTCAAAGCCAGTGCTTGTGAAGCTCCTGAAGTCAAACTTGGAGACTACAAAGGAGCCATTAAAGGCTTAAAAGCTAAAAGTAGTATTTGGACTCCAGATAAAGGCACACCAAAACCAGAAGAAAAGGAAGCAGAACAAAGCAGCCCAAGCTTAGATGAAATTTTTGATGAACTACTTAAAAATGCTGAAGTAGAAATTCCCAAAATGCTTCTCGAACAAGAAGCTAATCGCTTACTAACTCAGTTGATTGATCAAGTCCAAGCTGTCGGTATGACGATTCAACAATATTTGGAAAACAAAGGTAAAACTCAGGAAAGCCTGAGAGCTGAGTATGCTCAGGCTGCTAGAAAGACTTTACAACTAGAGTTTATCCTAGCAAAAATTTCTCAAGAAAATAGCATTGCAGTAACTGATAAAGAAATTGAAGATATCGTAGCCAAAAATCAAGATCCGTATGCTAAAAAAGCTTTGGAGTCGCAGGACCAAAGAGCTTATTTAGCCTTGATATTACGCAAACAAAAGACCATTGACTTCTTAAAAAGCCTATAATATAATTGATTTTATAATTAGGCAGACCGGAAATGCGTTTATAATGCAGATGCCGGTATTTTTGTATAGATATGAATGATCCTTTTAGTTTTGGATCAAACCAAAACAACTTGTCTTCAACAAACAGCACTGCCCAAAAAAAGAAACCTCAAACCGCCAGTTTTCTTGAAAGTTTACGTGAACAAGGTAAAACTGCAACTTCTGGGATAGCTCAAGGCGCTGTTGACCAGTTATTTGGTGGTGGCGGACAAGCAAATCAAAAAGTTGATAATTCGAGCCAGCCAGCTAATCCTAATCAACAACCTTTTAATTTTGCTGAGTTTTTGAAGCTTCGCGAACAAAAAATTCGCCAACAAGAACGAACTTTATCTGAACAACAACGTCGAACTGAAACTGTAGTCTTTAGTCAAAAAGAGGAGAGTGCCAAAAAAGAAATTGAGTTTATTAAAGAAGAAATCAAAAAAATTATCAAAGAAACAGGTGATGTAGCAATTGAGTTGATCGAGGCTGAAAAAACTGCCATGACCACTACAGTCGAAGCTGGTACCTATCAAATTAATTTCTTCCAAAGAATTCGAAGTTTACTAGCTATAGCTCGTAAACGCATAGCCGAATCTAAAAATTGGTTGGAAATGTTTAATTCTCGGCAAAAGCAAAAATCTTACTATTGGGGCCAAGTCAAAAAATCCGGCACTAAATACTTACTTTCTAATGAACGCTACATGGCTACTCAAGCCGGGTAACAATTTGATATTTTCCCTTTCTGATAGTTATCATTTTTTCAGCTACTAATTTGTCTAAAATAGGCGTTATTTGACCTTTTGGTTTTTTGATTTTCTGTAAAATTTCTTCTAAAACCATGGGGTTTGCAATTAGCAAACGTACAATTTGACCTCTGATTTGCCGATTTGAGCCAACAAATTTACTTTGTTTAGTGTAGTGTTTGCTTTGCTGGGAGCTATTACCAATGAGACTTTTCATAATAGCTCCATAGTCCATCAAAGCCCAATACCACTCTCTAGGGTTCTTCTTGTCTACAGTTTGATTAATTAAAGTAATAATTTCCTGATCAGAAACTTGTTTTTGCTTTGGAAAAAAATGGTAAATAAAAACTGTCCGAATATTAGTTTCTATTACCATACTTGCCTGATTAAAAGCAAAAGCTTGTATAGCTGCTGCTGTGTATCTGCCAATCCCGGGTAAACTCACTAAAGTTTTTTGGGTGCTAGGAACTTGACCATGATATTTTTTTATTATTGCTTGAGCTAATTGCTGAAGGTACAAAGCTCGACGGTTATAGCCCAAACCCTGCCAATAATAGAGCAGGGTTTTAAACTCAGCATTAGCTAATTTTTCCAAAGTAGGAAAATTTTTAATAAATGCTTCATACTTAGGAATCACCCGATTAGCTTGTGTTTGTTGCAACATAATTTCTGAAACTAAAATATGATAAGGATTAGTAGTTTGCCGCCAAGGAAAATCCCGACCAAAATGAGCATAAAAATTCCAAATAAAACTTTGAAATAGCTTGATGTTTTTAGTTTTCAATGTTTTCATTTTATGATAGTATGTAGCTATGATTGGAAAAATTATTACTAATACAGTTGTGAGTGCTTTAGCAGTTTTTGCCACTGCTTATCTTTTATCTGGAGTGACTGTTGATGGTTTTTTGACAGCTTTGATAGTAGCGCTTGTATTAGGAATTATCAATGCAATTTTGAAACCTATTTTACTTATTCTCACTTTACCAATAAATATTTTGACATTAGGCTTATTTACCTTTGTGATTAATGCTGCTTTGGTTCTACTGGCTTCTCATCTCATTTCTGGTTTTGCAGTAGCTGGTTTTTTCTGGGCACTTTTATTTAGTTTTGTTGTGTCCGTCATTAATTCCCTGCTCGGTTCTTTGCTTAAGTAATTTTTTCATAGTTTTTTCTGGTAAAAAAATTGCCTTTTCCTTAGTAAACTCTCCAACTCTCTTTCTTTCAAGTTCCGAAACATATGCTCCAACTTTTAATTTTTTGCCTAAATCTCGGGCAATTGAACGGATATAGACACCAGGCCCGGTAGTAATTTTGAGTCGTAATTCTGGCCAAGCATAGCTAAGTATTTCGATAACTTTAACATCAACAATCCGAGGTCTGATTGGAACTTTTTTGCCATTTCTAGCCAGTTTATACGCTGGTTGGCCTTTGATCTTGACTGCACTATATACCGGAGGAATTTGAATAATTTCACCAATAAATGAAGTCAAAGCTTTTTGAATATCAGCAATATTAGGCTGAAAATTTGGATCAATAGCTGTTTTAACTCCTTCGTCATCGTCAGTAGTGCTTTCATAACCAAGGTGAAAGGTAGCTTTATATTCTTTTTCCTTAGCCACTTCCTGGTCTAGTTTTTTAGTCGCTTCCTGACCAATCCCAACCACCAAAATTCCCGAAGCTAAAGGATCTAAAGTTCCAGCATGACCAATTTTTTTCTCACCAGTTATTTTTCGTAAATCAGAAATAACAGCAAATGAGCTTGGACCTTTAGTTTTGTAGACAGCTATAATCCCATGTAATTTTTTCATATTTTGTTATTATAGCAATATGTTTAGCAATTGAGAGCCAAGTGCTTTTTTGCTACAGTATAGTTTGTTACTAAATTGCTTCTTTGTCTATGAAAATTGATCAATCAAATCCTATTGGTAGCCAAAATCTCAAACCTTCTAAACACAAAGGCATGTCATTACCTGTTGCCTTAATCGTTTTATTTTTTATCCTATGTGGCATAGTAGCTTTATACATTGCTTTACCAGTTTTGACAAATAAAATTAATATTTCTCAATTATTACCAACTGGTTCTTCAAACAATATAGCTAAGCTCGAAAAGCCAAGTATGAAGCAGTTTGCCTCTAAAGAGGAATTTACTAATTATTTGCAGCAGCAATCCCAAAGCGTATCTGCAACGTATGGTACGGATCAAATAGCGATAAGGGATACCATGGAAATGGCTCCAACTTCAGAGATGGGCAGTTTAAATACAGCTCCTAAAGCAGTTGGGTCTGGTTTGACAAGAGTGTCCCAAACCAATGTGCAAGTTTTGGGTATTGATGAGCCAGATATTGTTAAAACTAATGGGGAACAAATTTATTTTTCTTCAGAAATGCCAGTGTATCGAGTGTTTTCGCAAGGGGTTGAGACAATGCCAATGATTGGCCGAACTGAAAGTGTGTCTCCTAAATACCAAGCTACAAACCAAACTAAAGTTATTAATGCTTTCCCACCAGCTGATTTAGCTCAAATTGGCCAAATTGACAAAAACGGTCAAATGCTTTTGGATGATAAAACTTTGCTTGTTTTAGGTAATGATAATCAAATTTATGCTTATGATATCAGTGATCCCAAACAGCCAAAACAGACATGGAACTATAAATTGGCTGATAATACCCAATTGGATACAGCTAGGCTATATGATGGCATGGTATATTTGATCACCAAAACCTATGTCAGCTTTGATAATCCTTGTCCTCTTAAACCACTAACTGGAACCCAAACTGTTAAAATTGCTTGTACTGATATTTACTACCCGACAATTGATA contains the following coding sequences:
- a CDS encoding efflux RND transporter periplasmic adaptor subunit encodes the protein MKLPIPKLCKRRWFQFLAILILILGGYFYYQSHRVSQESLKTFTIKPRDLQQTVTASGTVTATNQVSLKFQAGGYITWVGVKEGDQVEQWQAIASVNQDDLAKRLKKSLLTQTSTRNNFEDTIVDYDYGISSVNNYDIQTRGDEDLVIKRALENNQISLDLATLDVEIADLARQYANLYTPIAGIVTKATDEHAGVNASAATTEYVVTDPNSLRFSAEVEELDIASIQVGMPATISLDAFSDEEVKSTVSSISFTPTQTLSGNTAYIAYLPLQSDSRFRLEMNGDVEFLIKEKKNVLAVPIEAVIEKDNKKTVTILLPDNKRQEVEITTGIETDDYYEITKGLSEGSTVILP
- a CDS encoding A/G-specific adenine glycosylase, which gives rise to MKTLKTKNIKLFQSFIWNFYAHFGRDFPWRQTTNPYHILVSEIMLQQTQANRVIPKYEAFIKNFPTLEKLANAEFKTLLYYWQGLGYNRRALYLQQLAQAIIKKYHGQVPSTQKTLVSLPGIGRYTAAAIQAFAFNQASMVIETNIRTVFIYHFFPKQKQVSDQEIITLINQTVDKKNPREWYWALMDYGAIMKSLIGNSSQQSKHYTKQSKFVGSNRQIRGQIVRLLIANPMVLEEILQKIKKPKGQITPILDKLVAEKMITIRKGKYQIVTRLE
- the truB gene encoding tRNA pseudouridine(55) synthase TruB, whose amino-acid sequence is MKKLHGIIAVYKTKGPSSFAVISDLRKITGEKKIGHAGTLDPLASGILVVGIGQEATKKLDQEVAKEKEYKATFHLGYESTTDDDEGVKTAIDPNFQPNIADIQKALTSFIGEIIQIPPVYSAVKIKGQPAYKLARNGKKVPIRPRIVDVKVIEILSYAWPELRLKITTGPGVYIRSIARDLGKKLKVGAYVSELERKRVGEFTKEKAIFLPEKTMKKLLKQRTEQGINDGHNKTK
- a CDS encoding Mur ligase family protein, yielding MNLQTLLAWQAGMLTKKLIVTRGKSRGETAPGLVALKFDPQFVANHQGQFDTRIIISGTNGKTTTTSMVLGILQKSKIKAVSNPSGSNLLRGIASALIDVSPKIKTAVWEIDEAALIPVTTQVKPTHILLTNLFRDQLDRYGEIDTIAKKWLKLLQALPKTILLLNRDDPSLVYIGSQLPQHKIVYFGLEPSNNKQIPTHGADAIFCPNCHKPLQYQSITYSHLGNYTCNCGFKQPKAQFVAKHLELKTSQLLFDIEDQKYLAPLSGMYNIYNSLAAIALAKNLAIQDKIIKNSLKAFTPAFGRQEIFKIGDKALQLLLVKNPTGFNEVISMLKNLGKKITIAIAINDKIADGTDVSWLWDVDFESLQPYINKVIVTGDRALDMAVRLKYAGFNPKQYLIHKDKSKALATLINQTDKNLYLLPTYTAMWEMREIIKKYKNL
- a CDS encoding glucosaminidase domain-containing protein, producing the protein MKKLLILLIWLPSCIFLILFSFWYYQNTTMNQREEFVLLSPHQTVTSLPYKFYASLPKVLGAQTVDAYYIESQDVVPELVHNYLKKYNSPMVDTSYDLVQAARKYELDPLLLVAIAQCESNLGKKMPHETENIYECHNPFGWGIHASGTLCFDTWAEGYETVAKGLKQKYVDQGLERPEDIMQLYTPASIEKAGGSWAKCVSKFLGQLNEMRAEL
- a CDS encoding FtsX-like permease family protein, translated to MIDIDETFDIAFRSLLRNKLRSVLTMLGIIIGVASVIMLISIGAGLQSYVTQQFESLGSNLIYVIPGDIESGSPGSSFRQTLSMKDVRLIKRISYPIRDVIGNISVYAKVKYKENEETVEVNGFSGDGLKTMNYKAEKGRILNEADDTKRARVAIIGVDVEEKLFENINPVGKNILLGSTKYKVVGVYESKGGGGGFGGASLDNQVLIPLSTGQRQFNQDKLSAITVSVASKDEIENAKQKIEDQLLKSHEDDEFSVMGQEDLLKTINQILGVITAGLGGIAAISLLVGGIGIMNIMFVTVTERTKEIGLRKALGARPIDILIQFLIESIVVSIVGGTIGIITAIGGSMVLNRFFTSEVTPFSVLLAFGFSSFIGIVFGVIPAYRASKLDPIRALRYE
- a CDS encoding phage holin family protein; this encodes MIGKIITNTVVSALAVFATAYLLSGVTVDGFLTALIVALVLGIINAILKPILLILTLPINILTLGLFTFVINAALVLLASHLISGFAVAGFFWALLFSFVVSVINSLLGSLLK
- a CDS encoding TetR/AcrR family transcriptional regulator, with protein sequence MNQNQKTNNKQKILNAAIECIEQYGLEKVTVRNVAQAAKVNIAAINYYFGSKDKLLHEVLRQTLHEAFINNIHDYLQKNDIGKNDLADFFAHNLEGMINYPHIVKAHFHDAYIDNNYKGMAMSRLHIFLESMQSKIKRVSKEKDEALQFSLIQIFSAVFMIGLFPSLYQKFLSLDLKNEQVRKKYINHLLDHYLIN
- a CDS encoding glutamine amidotransferase → MKQAKKPILNICHLYSKSMNTYGDRGNIITLVKLCEWNEIKANVTEIEVGEKFDQKLYDMFFIGGGQDKNQERIAVDLLTKKTPLKKAVETNKVFLLVCGSYQLFGYYFKTYEGIMLKGLKILDIHTIGSTKRKIGNVIVQLNTAEEILPKTLVGFENHSGNTFLHKGTTPLGKVVKGYGNNDTDKIEGIRYKNCFGTYLHGSLLPKNPHFAKYLISLALKNKYGKDFSLDCNNDLELQAHQFILDSR
- a CDS encoding ABC transporter ATP-binding protein, whose amino-acid sequence is MASKKAILQIKNISKFYELDGITVKALEDVSLEIYKNDFAAIIGPSGSGKSTLMHLIGALDTPTKGVIKIEGKDIASMTETQLARIRNEKIGFVFQQFNLLAKTSALENVALPLLYTGNMSQGQRLEKAKHMLEKVGLGDRLKNHPNQLSGGQQQRVAIARALINNPSILLADEPTGNLDTKTGKDVMTMLKQLNKDGQTIILVTHDMSVAKQARRQIMIKDGEIVKRL